A window of the Bradyrhizobium ottawaense genome harbors these coding sequences:
- the gltB gene encoding glutamate synthase large subunit, translated as MSGSEFERENIGTAALSATAASKPADPVAIDPPREFSWRPPAEGLYDPSLEKDSCGVGFIANIKGVKSHQIVSDAINILCNLEHRGAVGADPRAGDGAGILVQIPHAFFKRKAAEIGFQLPEPGDYAIGALFLPKETAWRKVIQSIVAEQIKAEGLMLLGWRDVPSDNSSLGETVKPTEPYHMQVFIGRNGAAKTEDEFERRLYILRKSISQAIYQRRERGLAGYYPASMSCRTVIYKGMFLADQLGKYYPDLHEADFESALALVHQRFSTNTFPAWSLAHPYRMVAHNGEINTLRGNVNWMAARQASVHSELYGKDISRLWPISYEGQSDTACFDNGLEFLVQGGYSLPHAVMMMIPEAWAGNPLMDEQRRAFYEYHAALMEPWDGPAAIAFTDGRQIGATLDRNGLRPARYLVTRDDRIVMASEMGVLKIPEDQIITKWRLQPGKMLLVDLEQGRLIPDDEIKAELAKSHPYADWLHRTQIQLEELPDAATKGIRSNLPLLDRQQAFGYSQEDITILMTPMAATGEEAAGSMGNDTPISALSDRPKPLFTYFKQNFAQVTNPPIDPIREELVMSLVSIIGPRPNLFDLQGLASTKRLEVRQPILTDADLEKIRSITDVADSHFKSRTLDTTFHAGFGAAGLEQVLDELCARAEGAVREGVNIIILSDRMAGSDRIPIPSLLACAAVHHHLIRTGLRTSVGLVMETGEPREVHHFACLAGYGAEAINPYLAFESIIAMKDRLPGALDDYEIVKRYIKSIGKGLLKVMSKMGISTYQSYCGAQIFDAVGLKADFVAKYFAGTHTRIEGVGLAEIAEETVRRHNDAFGDAQVYKTALDVGGEYAYRTRGEDHAWTAETVGLLQHAARGNSLERYQAFAKVLNEQSERLVTLRGLFRIKTAEDEKRKPIKLDQVEPAKEIVKRFATGAMSFGSISREAHTTLAIAMNRIGGKSNTGEGGEESDRFKPMPNGDSMRSAIKQVASGRFGVTTEYLVNSDMMQIKMAQGAKPGEGGQLPGHKVDAVIARVRHSTPGVGLISPPPHHDIYSIEDLAQLIYDLKNVNPDGQVSVKLVSEIGVGTVAAGVAKARADHVTIAGFEGGTGASPLTSIKHAGSPWEIGLAETHQTLVRERLRSRIVVQVDGGFRTGRDVVIGALLGADEFGFATAPLIAAGCIMMRKCHLNTCPVGVATQDPVLRKRFTGQPEHVINYFFFVAEEVREIMAQLGYRTFNEMIGQTQMLDQSTLVAHWKAKGLDFSKLFVRQKELPGQKIYHAENQNHHLEAVLDRRLIEKARAAIDRGAPVKIEEEINNTDRSAGAMLSGTIAKIYGNAGLPHDTIQVSLKGTAGQAFGAWLARGVTFELEGEGNDYVGKGLSGGRIIVKPPRDSGIVPEESIIVGNTVMYGAIEGECYFRGIAGERFAVRNSGAIAVVEGAGDHCCEYMTGGIVVVLGKTGRNFAAGMSGGIAYVLDEAGDFARLCNMAMVELEPVLSEEMINQNTYNHSGDLEAHGRVDVFQNLLESDIERLHILITRHAKLTGSKKAAEILADWKTWLPKFRKVMPVEYRRALKEMKANADAEPKIAIGA; from the coding sequence ATGAGCGGGTCGGAATTCGAGCGCGAAAATATCGGGACAGCAGCACTGTCGGCGACCGCGGCTTCGAAACCGGCCGACCCCGTCGCGATCGATCCCCCGCGCGAGTTCAGCTGGCGTCCGCCGGCCGAAGGACTGTACGACCCGAGCCTGGAAAAGGATTCCTGCGGCGTCGGCTTCATCGCCAACATCAAGGGCGTGAAGTCGCATCAGATCGTCTCCGACGCGATCAACATTCTGTGCAACCTCGAACATCGCGGCGCTGTTGGCGCCGACCCGCGCGCCGGCGACGGCGCCGGCATCCTGGTGCAGATCCCGCACGCCTTTTTCAAGCGCAAGGCCGCCGAGATCGGCTTCCAGTTGCCCGAGCCCGGCGACTATGCGATCGGCGCTTTGTTCCTGCCGAAGGAAACCGCGTGGCGCAAAGTCATCCAGAGCATCGTCGCCGAACAGATCAAGGCCGAAGGCCTGATGCTGCTCGGCTGGCGCGACGTGCCGTCCGACAACTCTTCGCTGGGTGAAACCGTCAAGCCGACCGAACCCTACCACATGCAGGTGTTCATCGGCCGCAACGGCGCGGCCAAGACCGAGGACGAATTCGAACGCCGGCTTTACATTCTGCGCAAGTCGATCTCGCAGGCGATCTACCAGCGCCGCGAACGCGGCCTCGCCGGCTACTATCCGGCGTCGATGTCGTGCCGCACCGTGATCTACAAGGGCATGTTCCTGGCCGACCAGCTCGGCAAGTATTATCCCGACCTGCACGAAGCGGATTTCGAGAGCGCGCTGGCGCTGGTGCATCAGCGCTTCTCGACCAACACCTTCCCGGCCTGGTCGCTGGCGCATCCGTACCGAATGGTGGCGCACAACGGCGAAATCAACACGCTGCGCGGCAACGTCAACTGGATGGCGGCGCGGCAGGCTTCGGTGCATTCCGAACTCTACGGCAAGGACATCAGCCGGCTGTGGCCGATCTCCTACGAAGGGCAAAGCGACACCGCCTGCTTCGACAACGGCCTCGAATTCCTGGTGCAGGGCGGCTACTCGCTGCCGCACGCCGTGATGATGATGATTCCGGAAGCGTGGGCCGGCAATCCCTTGATGGATGAGCAGCGCCGCGCGTTCTACGAATATCACGCCGCCCTGATGGAGCCGTGGGACGGCCCCGCCGCGATCGCCTTCACCGACGGCCGCCAGATCGGCGCCACGCTGGACCGCAACGGCCTGCGCCCGGCGCGCTATCTCGTCACCAGGGACGACCGCATCGTGATGGCGTCCGAAATGGGCGTGCTGAAGATCCCCGAGGACCAGATCATCACCAAGTGGCGGCTGCAGCCCGGCAAGATGCTGCTGGTCGACCTCGAACAGGGACGCCTGATTCCCGACGACGAGATCAAGGCGGAGCTGGCCAAGAGCCATCCTTACGCCGACTGGCTGCACCGCACCCAGATCCAGCTCGAGGAACTGCCGGACGCAGCCACCAAGGGCATTCGCTCCAACCTGCCGCTGCTCGACCGCCAGCAGGCGTTCGGCTATTCGCAGGAAGACATCACCATCCTGATGACGCCGATGGCAGCCACCGGTGAGGAAGCCGCGGGCTCGATGGGTAACGACACGCCGATCTCGGCGCTGTCGGACCGGCCGAAGCCGCTGTTCACCTACTTCAAGCAGAATTTTGCGCAGGTCACCAACCCGCCGATCGACCCGATCCGCGAAGAGCTGGTGATGAGCCTCGTCTCCATCATCGGACCGCGGCCGAACCTGTTCGACCTGCAGGGCCTTGCCTCGACCAAGCGGCTCGAAGTGCGCCAGCCGATCCTGACCGACGCCGATCTGGAAAAGATCCGCTCGATCACCGATGTCGCCGACAGCCATTTCAAGTCGCGCACGCTCGACACCACCTTCCATGCCGGGTTCGGCGCGGCGGGCCTCGAACAGGTGCTCGACGAACTCTGCGCGCGCGCCGAAGGCGCGGTGCGCGAGGGCGTCAACATCATCATCCTGTCCGACCGCATGGCGGGCTCGGACCGGATTCCGATCCCGTCGCTCCTGGCCTGCGCCGCCGTGCATCATCATCTGATCCGCACGGGTCTTCGTACGTCGGTCGGCCTGGTGATGGAAACCGGCGAACCGCGCGAAGTGCATCACTTTGCCTGTCTGGCCGGCTACGGCGCCGAAGCGATCAACCCCTATCTGGCGTTCGAATCCATCATCGCGATGAAGGACCGTCTGCCGGGCGCGCTCGACGACTATGAAATCGTCAAGCGCTACATCAAGTCGATCGGCAAGGGCCTGCTCAAGGTGATGTCCAAGATGGGCATCTCGACCTATCAGTCCTATTGCGGCGCGCAGATCTTCGACGCGGTGGGCCTCAAGGCCGATTTCGTCGCCAAGTACTTTGCCGGCACCCACACCCGCATCGAGGGCGTGGGCCTCGCCGAAATCGCCGAGGAAACCGTGCGGCGCCATAACGATGCGTTCGGCGACGCGCAGGTCTACAAGACCGCGCTCGATGTCGGCGGCGAATATGCCTACCGCACCCGCGGCGAGGATCACGCCTGGACCGCGGAAACGGTCGGCCTGCTGCAGCATGCCGCGCGCGGCAATTCGCTGGAGCGTTACCAGGCGTTCGCCAAGGTTCTCAACGAGCAGTCCGAGCGGCTGGTGACCTTGCGCGGCCTGTTCCGGATCAAGACCGCCGAGGACGAGAAGCGCAAGCCGATCAAGCTCGACCAGGTCGAGCCGGCCAAGGAGATCGTCAAGCGTTTTGCCACTGGCGCGATGAGCTTCGGCTCGATCTCGCGCGAGGCGCACACGACGCTGGCAATCGCCATGAACCGGATCGGCGGCAAGTCCAACACCGGCGAAGGCGGCGAAGAGTCGGATCGCTTCAAGCCGATGCCGAACGGCGACAGCATGCGTTCAGCGATCAAGCAGGTCGCCTCGGGCCGCTTCGGCGTGACGACGGAATATCTCGTCAACTCCGACATGATGCAGATCAAGATGGCGCAGGGCGCCAAGCCCGGCGAAGGCGGACAACTGCCCGGCCACAAGGTCGACGCGGTCATTGCGCGCGTGCGGCATTCGACGCCGGGCGTCGGCCTGATCTCGCCGCCGCCGCATCACGACATCTATTCGATCGAGGATCTGGCGCAGCTGATCTACGACCTCAAGAACGTCAATCCGGACGGTCAGGTCTCGGTCAAGCTGGTCTCTGAAATCGGTGTCGGCACCGTGGCCGCGGGCGTCGCCAAGGCGCGCGCCGACCATGTCACCATCGCAGGCTTCGAAGGCGGCACCGGCGCGTCTCCCCTGACCTCGATCAAGCATGCGGGGTCGCCGTGGGAAATCGGCCTTGCCGAAACCCACCAGACGCTGGTGCGCGAACGGCTGCGCAGCCGCATCGTGGTCCAGGTCGACGGTGGCTTCCGCACCGGACGCGACGTCGTGATCGGCGCGCTGCTCGGCGCCGACGAGTTCGGCTTCGCCACCGCGCCCCTGATCGCGGCCGGCTGCATCATGATGCGCAAGTGCCATCTCAACACCTGCCCGGTCGGCGTCGCGACCCAGGATCCGGTGTTGCGCAAGCGCTTCACCGGCCAACCCGAGCACGTCATCAACTACTTCTTCTTCGTCGCCGAGGAAGTCCGCGAGATCATGGCGCAGCTCGGCTACCGCACCTTCAACGAGATGATCGGCCAGACCCAGATGCTCGACCAGTCCACCCTGGTGGCGCACTGGAAGGCGAAGGGGCTCGATTTCTCAAAGCTGTTCGTGCGGCAGAAGGAACTGCCCGGCCAGAAGATCTATCACGCCGAGAACCAGAACCATCATCTGGAAGCCGTGCTCGACCGCCGGCTGATCGAAAAGGCGAGAGCCGCGATCGACCGCGGCGCGCCGGTCAAGATCGAGGAAGAGATCAACAACACCGACCGTTCCGCCGGCGCGATGCTGTCGGGAACGATCGCGAAGATCTACGGCAATGCCGGGCTGCCGCATGACACCATTCAGGTCAGCCTGAAGGGCACCGCGGGCCAGGCCTTCGGCGCTTGGCTGGCGCGCGGCGTCACCTTCGAGCTCGAAGGCGAAGGTAACGACTATGTCGGCAAGGGCCTGTCCGGCGGCCGCATCATCGTCAAGCCGCCGCGCGATTCCGGCATCGTGCCGGAAGAATCGATCATCGTCGGCAACACCGTGATGTACGGCGCGATCGAGGGCGAATGCTATTTCCGCGGCATCGCCGGCGAGCGCTTCGCAGTGCGTAACTCCGGCGCGATCGCGGTCGTCGAAGGCGCCGGCGACCATTGCTGCGAATACATGACCGGCGGCATCGTCGTGGTGCTGGGCAAGACCGGGCGCAACTTCGCGGCCGGCATGTCCGGCGGCATCGCCTATGTGCTGGACGAGGCCGGCGACTTCGCCAGGCTGTGCAACATGGCGATGGTCGAGCTCGAACCAGTGCTCTCGGAAGAGATGATCAACCAGAATACCTACAACCACTCTGGCGATCTCGAGGCGCATGGCCGGGTCGACGTGTTCCAGAACCTGCTCGAATCCGACATCGAGCGGCTGCACATCTTGATCACGCGTCACGCCAAGCTGACTGGCTCGAAGAAGGCCGCCGAGATTCTCGCGGACTGGAAGACCTGGCTGCCGAAATTCCGCAAGGTGATGCCGGTCGAATACCGCCGCGCCCTGAAGGAAATGAAGGCCAACGCCGACGCCGAGCCGAAGATCGCGATCGGCGCATAG